The following are from one region of the Synechococcus sp. CBW1108 genome:
- a CDS encoding CrcB family protein: MSGIKNGSGGIPARSLHSDLRDLGLVAAGAIPGALLRWRLEGIGTAGVGGLRGLVAADFVANMIGCLLIGVVLAQANRRKRLMLWAGIGFCGSLTTFSSWMLQLARALLAGHGWAAGLVLLASLCGGLALVALGYAIGSSWITAASAKLPPPPDPTKGGPPPIGRRG, from the coding sequence ATGAGTGGGATAAAGAATGGGAGTGGTGGGATCCCAGCCCGGAGCCTGCACAGCGACCTGCGCGATCTGGGCCTGGTGGCTGCTGGCGCCATCCCCGGCGCCCTGCTGCGTTGGCGCCTTGAGGGTATTGGCACCGCCGGGGTGGGTGGCCTGCGCGGCCTGGTGGCGGCCGACTTCGTCGCCAACATGATTGGCTGCCTGTTGATCGGGGTGGTTCTGGCCCAGGCAAACCGGCGCAAACGGCTGATGTTGTGGGCCGGTATTGGCTTTTGCGGATCGCTCACCACCTTCTCCTCCTGGATGCTGCAGCTGGCCCGGGCCCTGCTGGCCGGCCATGGCTGGGCAGCAGGGCTGGTTCTGCTGGCGAGCCTCTGCGGCGGGCTGGCGCTGGTGGCCCTGGGGTACGCCATCGGCAGCAGCTGGATCACTGCCGCCAGCGCCAAACTGCCGCCGCCGCCAGACCCAACAAAAGGGGGCCCTCCCCCCATCGGTCGTAGGGGGTGA
- the lnt gene encoding apolipoprotein N-acyltransferase, which produces MGNNRLGRWWLAGAAGLLAGLALPPLGLPPLLWLALLPLWALPGLAHGVWGGALWGAAAVLVSHRWLLGLHPLDWIGVPARLSLPLAWLLLLSCAAAASLLVALWVGLARRLNPRRFSSALLLSGLWGLVEVLLAKGPLFWLGLGAVALPGDRALAGLASLGGMGLLAMVQLLLGWCLWRCCSGPGRPGRPGWIAASAAAVLMSHGLGAAALLALPLGTKAGPGPGDGRNVERVLVLQPAIPTRQKFQWVQQVRLQQRLAAALAEAEQRRVDLVLLPEGALGLESELSPQPAVELIGGGFRWQEVAGEPQQRSALLRFAPGEARASSWLDKHRLVPLGEWVPFASVGRWSGLSAVGGLQPGAASRLLPRPAGPIAGAICYELSDGAALATAVRNGGGWLLASANLDPYPAMLQQQFQALAQLRAIETGRWLVSAANTGPSLLVNARGKVIAALPAGRAASGVFELPRLRSLTPYDRWGEGPLLLGLAAAAVWRWRQ; this is translated from the coding sequence ATGGGCAATAACCGTCTAGGCAGGTGGTGGCTGGCGGGAGCCGCGGGTCTGCTCGCCGGTCTGGCCCTTCCCCCCCTGGGCCTGCCGCCATTGCTATGGCTGGCTTTGCTGCCGCTTTGGGCCCTGCCGGGCCTGGCCCATGGGGTTTGGGGTGGGGCCCTCTGGGGTGCCGCGGCGGTGCTGGTTAGTCACCGCTGGTTGCTGGGCCTCCATCCCCTCGACTGGATCGGTGTGCCGGCCCGTCTGAGCCTGCCCCTGGCCTGGTTGCTCCTGCTCAGTTGTGCAGCGGCCGCCTCCCTGTTGGTGGCCCTTTGGGTGGGGTTGGCACGCCGCCTCAATCCCCGCCGCTTCAGCAGTGCCCTGCTGCTCAGCGGCCTCTGGGGGCTGGTGGAGGTGTTGCTGGCCAAGGGCCCGCTGTTCTGGCTGGGCCTGGGGGCGGTGGCCCTGCCCGGCGACCGGGCCCTGGCCGGGCTGGCCAGCCTGGGGGGTATGGGCCTACTGGCGATGGTCCAGCTGCTGCTGGGCTGGTGCCTGTGGCGCTGCTGCAGTGGGCCCGGCCGGCCCGGCCGGCCCGGCTGGATCGCGGCCAGCGCCGCTGCGGTGTTGATGAGCCATGGCCTGGGCGCTGCTGCCCTGCTGGCGCTTCCCCTGGGGACCAAGGCAGGCCCAGGGCCCGGTGATGGCCGCAACGTTGAACGGGTGCTGGTGCTGCAGCCGGCCATCCCTACCCGCCAGAAGTTCCAGTGGGTCCAGCAGGTTCGCCTGCAGCAGCGCCTGGCGGCTGCCCTGGCGGAGGCAGAGCAGCGCAGGGTGGATCTGGTGCTCTTGCCCGAGGGCGCCCTCGGGCTGGAGTCTGAGCTCTCCCCCCAGCCAGCGGTCGAGCTGATCGGGGGGGGCTTCCGCTGGCAAGAGGTGGCGGGCGAACCACAACAACGCAGTGCCCTGCTGCGGTTCGCCCCTGGGGAGGCCCGGGCCAGCAGCTGGTTGGACAAGCACCGGCTGGTGCCCCTGGGCGAATGGGTGCCCTTCGCGAGCGTGGGGCGCTGGAGCGGCCTCTCCGCCGTGGGTGGCCTCCAGCCCGGAGCTGCATCGAGGCTGTTGCCCAGGCCGGCGGGTCCCATCGCCGGGGCCATCTGTTACGAGCTCTCCGATGGCGCTGCCTTGGCGACGGCCGTGCGCAACGGGGGCGGTTGGTTGCTGGCCAGTGCCAATCTGGATCCCTACCCGGCGATGCTCCAGCAGCAGTTCCAGGCCCTAGCCCAGCTGCGGGCGATTGAAACGGGGCGCTGGCTGGTGAGCGCGGCCAATACGGGGCCGAGCCTGTTGGTGAATGCCCGCGGCAAGGTCATCGCCGCCCTGCCAGCTGGCAGGGCCGCCAGCGGTGTATTCGAGCTGCCGCGTCTGCGCTCACTCACCCCCTACGACCGATGGGGGGAGGGCCCCCTTTTGTTGGGTCTGGCGGCGGCGGCAGTTTGGCGCTGGCGGCAGTGA
- a CDS encoding phasin family protein produces MDPNNPLQQLLLRGLGTTSLVSERLRTVTQAWVRSGKLDPSQAPALVEDVLKALRGETPELEQQAERQLERNKDQLLQDLGLARQKELDELRGRIDRLERGLRQRSGAEGASDLDIPD; encoded by the coding sequence ATGGATCCGAACAACCCGCTCCAACAACTGCTGCTGCGCGGCCTGGGCACCACCTCCCTGGTGTCAGAGCGGCTGCGTACGGTCACCCAGGCGTGGGTGCGCAGCGGCAAGCTCGACCCCAGCCAGGCCCCTGCCCTGGTTGAAGACGTGCTCAAGGCCCTGCGCGGCGAAACCCCGGAACTCGAGCAGCAGGCGGAGCGCCAGCTGGAACGCAACAAGGACCAACTCCTGCAGGACCTAGGCCTGGCCCGCCAGAAGGAACTCGATGAACTGAGGGGCCGCATCGACCGGCTGGAGCGGGGCCTGCGCCAGCGTTCGGGAGCTGAGGGAGCATCCGATCTGGACATTCCCGACTGA
- a CDS encoding FKBP-type peptidyl-prolyl cis-trans isomerase — MRDILISSAVCVACLLLALVSQLVNPTTVNAAPAPGFLAAPESRPAIGNSRLELDPDDPNPTLFAMATDNDIAQAAGLGGELNAPKERTSASGLRITDLVVGDGAEATTGQTVVVNYRGTLANGTEFDSSYGRGPFSFPLGAGRVIQGWDEGVAGMKVGGTRKLVIPPDLAYGERGAGGVIPPNATLTFEVELVRIGG, encoded by the coding sequence ATGCGCGACATTCTGATCAGCTCCGCCGTGTGCGTGGCCTGTCTGCTGCTGGCCCTGGTGAGCCAGCTGGTCAACCCCACCACGGTGAACGCGGCCCCTGCCCCAGGATTTTTGGCGGCCCCCGAATCGCGCCCTGCGATCGGCAACAGCCGCCTGGAACTCGATCCTGACGACCCCAACCCCACCCTCTTTGCCATGGCCACCGACAACGACATCGCCCAGGCCGCCGGCCTGGGCGGCGAGCTCAACGCCCCCAAGGAGCGCACCAGCGCCAGTGGCCTGCGCATTACAGATCTGGTGGTGGGCGATGGAGCCGAGGCCACTACCGGACAAACGGTCGTGGTGAATTACCGGGGCACCCTGGCCAACGGCACCGAATTTGACAGCAGCTACGGCCGCGGCCCCTTTTCCTTCCCCCTTGGCGCTGGCCGGGTCATCCAGGGCTGGGATGAGGGCGTGGCCGGCATGAAAGTCGGCGGTACGCGCAAGCTGGTGATTCCTCCCGACCTGGCCTACGGCGAGCGGGGTGCCGGCGGCGTGATCCCGCCGAACGCCACCCTCACCTTCGAGGTGGAGCTGGTGCGGATCGGCGGCTGA
- a CDS encoding superoxide dismutase, giving the protein MAHTLPALPYGLDALEPNISRSTLEFHHGKHHAAYVTNLNNLVAGTDLEAKSLEDTITAVAGDAGKAGVFNNAAQVWNHSFYWQCMKPGGGGQPSGALAEKINADFGSFEAFVEQFKAAGATQFGSGWAWLVLDGGTLKVTKTANADLPLAHGQKALLTMDVWEHAYYLDYQNRRPDYMTTFLEKLVNWDFVAANLAAA; this is encoded by the coding sequence ATGGCCCATACGCTGCCAGCGCTGCCCTACGGCCTCGATGCGCTCGAGCCCAACATCTCCCGCTCCACCCTCGAGTTTCACCACGGCAAGCACCATGCCGCCTACGTGACCAACTTGAACAATCTGGTGGCCGGCACGGATCTCGAGGCCAAGAGCCTGGAAGACACGATCACCGCCGTGGCCGGTGACGCTGGCAAGGCCGGCGTATTCAACAACGCCGCCCAGGTGTGGAACCACAGCTTCTATTGGCAGTGCATGAAGCCCGGTGGCGGTGGCCAGCCCAGCGGCGCCTTGGCCGAGAAGATCAACGCAGACTTCGGCAGTTTCGAAGCCTTCGTTGAGCAGTTCAAGGCTGCCGGTGCCACCCAGTTCGGCAGCGGCTGGGCCTGGCTGGTGCTCGATGGCGGCACCCTGAAGGTCACCAAGACCGCCAATGCCGACCTGCCCCTGGCCCACGGCCAAAAGGCCCTGCTCACCATGGATGTGTGGGAGCACGCCTACTACCTCGACTACCAGAACCGCCGCCCTGATTACATGACCACCTTCCTCGAGAAGCTGGTGAACTGGGACTTCGTAGCAGCCAACCTGGCTGCGGCCTGA
- a CDS encoding IS5 family transposase codes for MYVFQHAGQLSIEEFYTPFGGKLDPNNRWLLLRNLIPWMPLESQYAPQFSAKTGAPAKPFQMAFGALYIQQRLGVTDRETVQLITESPYLQFFIGLSAYQAMPPFDPSMMVHFRKRIGPDLIKICNDMTKANGIAMIKEMLVSAEEDDSEQEEEQQLAAIDEALGVKPATLDPESNWGTLILDATCVPDDIPYPVDLRLLNEAREATEKIIDELFKQLQGKINRKPRCNRDKARNRFLAIIKKKKPKCAEIREVKRFQLNEIRRNLRAIDQMIHCGAMLLELGTQLYRKLLITSELYRQQQEMYDADSRRIDDRIVNLSKPHVRPIVRGKAGRRTEFGAKISISDDNGFVDVDRISWDNYNEANDLIARTKQYKEERGYYPARICADSIYMTLGNKKFCAENNIRLSGRPRKKQVEAEVQTAEQQELFKSDLRKRSVIEGRIGTSKRKYGLDRIMTKLIETSRTVITMAFFVMNAEKVLRLLRLLLSILVSVYILMLYLLASWRRPALLWAA; via the coding sequence ATGTACGTTTTTCAGCACGCAGGTCAGCTATCGATCGAGGAGTTTTACACGCCCTTCGGCGGCAAACTAGATCCTAATAATCGCTGGCTTCTGCTTCGTAACCTGATTCCATGGATGCCGCTGGAAAGCCAGTATGCACCCCAATTCAGTGCCAAGACAGGAGCACCGGCCAAGCCGTTTCAGATGGCGTTCGGTGCGCTGTACATCCAGCAACGCCTGGGAGTGACAGACCGCGAAACAGTTCAGCTGATCACGGAATCACCGTATCTACAATTTTTCATTGGCTTGAGTGCATACCAGGCAATGCCCCCGTTTGATCCATCGATGATGGTGCATTTTCGTAAGCGCATTGGCCCTGATCTGATCAAGATCTGCAATGACATGACCAAGGCCAATGGCATTGCGATGATTAAAGAGATGCTGGTTTCGGCGGAGGAGGATGATAGCGAACAAGAAGAGGAGCAACAGCTTGCTGCCATCGACGAAGCGCTAGGGGTGAAGCCTGCAACGTTGGATCCTGAAAGTAACTGGGGTACTCTGATTCTTGATGCAACCTGCGTGCCTGATGACATTCCCTACCCAGTAGATCTGAGGTTGCTCAACGAAGCGAGAGAGGCCACTGAGAAGATCATCGACGAACTGTTCAAGCAGTTGCAGGGAAAGATCAATCGTAAACCCCGCTGCAACCGGGATAAAGCTCGGAATCGGTTTCTGGCGATCATCAAGAAGAAAAAGCCCAAATGCGCCGAGATCCGTGAAGTCAAGCGCTTTCAGCTCAACGAGATCCGGAGAAACCTCAGAGCAATTGATCAGATGATCCATTGCGGTGCCATGCTTTTGGAGCTTGGAACCCAGCTCTACCGCAAGCTGCTGATCACCAGTGAACTGTACCGGCAGCAGCAGGAGATGTATGACGCTGATAGCCGGCGCATCGACGATCGGATTGTCAATTTGTCAAAACCACACGTGCGGCCGATCGTGAGGGGCAAGGCGGGAAGGCGAACAGAGTTCGGTGCGAAGATCTCAATATCAGATGATAATGGCTTTGTCGATGTGGATCGAATCAGCTGGGACAACTACAATGAAGCCAACGACCTGATCGCACGTACCAAGCAATACAAGGAAGAGCGAGGGTACTATCCAGCACGAATCTGTGCCGATTCAATCTATATGACATTAGGCAACAAGAAGTTCTGCGCAGAAAATAACATCAGACTCAGTGGCCGTCCACGCAAGAAGCAGGTAGAGGCCGAGGTGCAGACAGCAGAGCAACAAGAGCTTTTTAAATCAGACTTGAGAAAGCGTTCCGTGATCGAGGGAAGAATCGGAACGAGCAAACGGAAATATGGACTGGATCGGATCATGACCAAGCTGATTGAAACATCAAGAACGGTGATCACGATGGCGTTCTTTGTGATGAATGCCGAGAAGGTTCTCAGGCTACTGCGCCTCTTATTATCTATTCTTGTCTCTGTGTACATCCTGATGCTCTATTTGCTCGCCTCCTGGCGCCGTCCAGCGCTTCTGTGGGCTGCTTAG
- a CDS encoding class I SAM-dependent DNA methyltransferase, translating into MRLFPYLERFKQSASGPNTIEYKIGEIFGELRNRISSGYNLREIIDGLDGLRLRSQAEKHELSMLYEEKIKRMGNAGRNGGEYYTPRPLVRAIVQVVNPQIGESVYDPAVGSAGFLCEAFEFMRKGGSTGAQLSTADLDTLQCRTFTGKEKKSLAYVIAIMNMILHGIEAPKIIHANTLTENLSDVQERDRFDVILANPPFGGSERKEVQQNFPIRSGETAFLFLQHFIRMLRAGGRAGVVIKNTFLSNTDNASVALRQKLLTDCNLHTVLTAPAAPSRGRA; encoded by the coding sequence GTGCGCCTGTTCCCTTACCTGGAGCGCTTCAAGCAGAGCGCCAGCGGGCCGAACACGATCGAGTACAAGATCGGCGAGATCTTCGGCGAACTGCGCAACAGGATCAGCAGCGGCTACAACCTGCGCGAAATCATCGATGGGCTCGATGGCCTGCGCCTGCGCTCCCAGGCGGAGAAGCATGAGCTCTCGATGCTCTATGAGGAAAAGATCAAGCGCATGGGCAACGCCGGCCGCAACGGCGGTGAGTACTACACGCCAAGGCCGCTCGTTCGCGCCATCGTGCAGGTGGTGAACCCCCAGATCGGCGAGTCGGTCTACGACCCGGCGGTGGGTTCCGCAGGCTTCCTGTGCGAAGCGTTCGAGTTCATGCGTAAGGGCGGATCCACCGGGGCGCAGCTCAGCACTGCCGATCTGGACACGCTGCAGTGCCGCACCTTCACCGGCAAGGAGAAGAAGAGCCTCGCCTATGTGATTGCGATCATGAACATGATCCTGCACGGCATCGAGGCGCCGAAGATCATCCACGCCAACACGCTCACCGAAAACCTCAGTGATGTGCAGGAGCGCGACCGCTTCGATGTGATCCTCGCCAACCCACCTTTTGGTGGCAGCGAACGCAAGGAGGTGCAGCAGAACTTCCCGATTCGCTCCGGTGAAACCGCCTTTCTGTTTCTCCAGCACTTCATCCGCATGCTGCGGGCCGGCGGCCGCGCCGGCGTGGTGATCAAGAACACGTTTCTCTCTAATACCGATAACGCCTCGGTGGCCCTGCGCCAGAAGTTGCTGACGGATTGCAACCTGCACACGGTGCTGACTGCCCCGGCGGCACCTTCCAGGGGGCGGGCGTGA
- the queA gene encoding tRNA preQ1(34) S-adenosylmethionine ribosyltransferase-isomerase QueA, with protein sequence MSVDPVDRLLSSYGYGLPSELIAQRPVEPRHDARLMIVDSSGTGPAPHARHLRVWDLQHELRAGDLLVVNDTRVLHARLEVRRASGGAAELLVLEPWQPSGADRQAVDVPGAAPGRWLCLAKPAKRLRSGDSLELIAPGQPPLLVTVLGSDPETGGRIVQFPAACSDAAALEPLLLQYGAIPLPPYIHGHEASDHDRYQTRFAARPGAVAAPTAGLHLSDELLAAIRGRGVELATTTLHVGLGTFRPVETEDLNQLQLHSEWVEVSPELVAAVAACRARGGRVIAIGTTSVRSLEAVAQLHGGELRPHTGPVNLVIQPGYRFAVVEGLLTNFHLPKSSLLLLVSALLGRQRLLALYAEAISRQYRFFSYGDAMWIAPQAVLAEARPFS encoded by the coding sequence GTGAGCGTTGATCCAGTCGATCGGCTGCTATCGAGCTACGGCTATGGCCTGCCGAGTGAACTCATCGCCCAGCGGCCGGTGGAGCCCCGTCACGACGCCAGGCTGATGATCGTCGATTCCAGCGGTACAGGGCCTGCGCCCCATGCCCGCCACCTCAGGGTGTGGGATCTGCAGCACGAGCTCAGGGCGGGTGATCTGCTCGTGGTCAACGACACCCGGGTGCTGCATGCCCGGCTTGAGGTCCGCCGCGCCAGCGGCGGAGCCGCAGAGCTGCTGGTGCTGGAGCCCTGGCAGCCGTCTGGGGCAGATCGGCAGGCGGTCGATGTCCCCGGTGCAGCCCCAGGGCGTTGGCTGTGCTTGGCCAAACCCGCCAAACGGCTCAGGTCCGGCGACAGCCTGGAGCTGATCGCCCCAGGGCAGCCGCCGCTTTTGGTCACGGTGCTGGGTAGCGATCCTGAAACCGGTGGCCGCATCGTGCAGTTCCCTGCGGCGTGTAGCGATGCCGCGGCGTTGGAGCCGTTGCTGCTGCAGTACGGCGCGATCCCGCTGCCGCCCTACATCCACGGGCACGAAGCTTCCGACCATGACCGCTACCAGACCCGCTTTGCCGCCCGACCGGGAGCCGTCGCGGCGCCAACGGCTGGTCTGCACTTGAGTGATGAGCTCCTCGCGGCAATCCGGGGGCGCGGCGTGGAGCTGGCCACCACCACCCTGCATGTGGGTCTGGGCACCTTCCGGCCGGTGGAAACCGAAGACCTGAACCAGCTGCAGCTGCACAGCGAGTGGGTGGAGGTGTCGCCCGAGCTGGTGGCGGCGGTGGCGGCCTGCAGGGCCCGGGGCGGCCGGGTGATCGCCATCGGCACCACTTCGGTGCGCAGCCTGGAGGCGGTGGCCCAGCTGCACGGGGGCGAGCTGCGGCCCCATACCGGCCCGGTGAATCTAGTGATCCAACCGGGCTATCGCTTTGCGGTGGTGGAGGGCCTGCTCACCAACTTCCACCTGCCGAAAAGTTCCCTGTTGCTGCTGGTGAGTGCCCTGCTCGGCCGCCAGCGCCTGCTGGCCCTCTATGCCGAGGCGATTTCGAGGCAGTACCGCTTCTTCTCCTACGGCGACGCCATGTGGATCGCGCCCCAGGCGGTGCTTGCGGAGGCACGGCCCTTCAGCTGA
- a CDS encoding APC family permease: MARANLGITTSLVGAAALLIDYSLTAAVSLMAGTQALTSYLPALLPWQVPIALVLLVFVGWINLRGMSESGRLFSLPVYAFIAMVALLVGFGLVDLVLRHGFVPEPTPPVQAIAPLSLFLVLRAFSSGCSAMTGIEAIANGVQVFRDPAAANARATMAVMGLILSLMFLGISLLAWIYGVDPSSNQTTMAILGERIFGASNPLYPALQLFTLLILMLAANTAFADFPRLGAMLASDSHLPRLMAFRGDRLVFQNGILVLIGLAGLIILFCKGDTTMAINLYALGVFLAFTISQSGMVIYWLRQRGSAWRWRALMNGFGALFTCLVLAVVVFSKFSSGAWLVVLLIPSLVWILALIKKRYGRLQHALDLDESAEVIESVLPLHSEVSIPPTDPGQGPIVVCLEAFDRAAIAAVRQACSMSRQVSVLFVYTSHHNPQRIRELWDRQIGQSLGVALTLKESPYASFIDPLVELVHAIERGAIDGSQPDQRLTVLMPEVISTGWLDGL, encoded by the coding sequence GTGGCCCGCGCCAACCTCGGCATCACCACGAGTCTGGTGGGGGCAGCAGCGCTGTTGATCGACTACTCACTCACAGCTGCCGTGAGCCTGATGGCGGGCACCCAGGCCCTCACCTCCTATCTGCCCGCCTTGCTTCCCTGGCAGGTGCCCATCGCCCTTGTGCTGCTGGTGTTCGTGGGCTGGATAAACCTGCGCGGCATGAGCGAATCGGGCCGCCTGTTCTCCTTGCCTGTCTATGCCTTCATAGCCATGGTGGCGCTGCTGGTGGGCTTTGGTCTCGTGGATCTGGTGTTGCGCCATGGTTTTGTGCCAGAGCCCACGCCACCGGTGCAGGCGATCGCTCCCCTCTCCCTGTTTCTGGTGCTGCGAGCGTTTTCTTCAGGCTGCTCAGCCATGACCGGCATCGAAGCGATTGCCAATGGTGTGCAGGTGTTCCGAGATCCCGCTGCGGCTAATGCAAGAGCCACCATGGCGGTGATGGGATTGATCCTTTCGCTGATGTTCCTGGGCATCAGTCTGCTGGCCTGGATTTATGGCGTGGATCCTTCCTCCAATCAGACCACGATGGCGATTTTGGGCGAGCGGATCTTTGGCGCCTCCAACCCGCTTTACCCCGCTCTCCAGCTGTTCACGCTGCTGATCTTGATGTTGGCGGCTAACACCGCCTTTGCCGATTTCCCGCGGTTAGGGGCCATGCTGGCCAGCGACAGCCATCTGCCAAGGCTGATGGCATTCCGGGGAGATCGGCTCGTCTTTCAGAACGGCATCCTCGTGCTGATTGGCCTCGCTGGCCTGATCATCCTGTTCTGCAAAGGGGACACCACGATGGCGATCAATCTCTATGCCTTAGGGGTGTTTCTGGCTTTCACAATCTCCCAGAGCGGCATGGTCATCTACTGGCTGCGTCAGCGCGGCTCGGCCTGGCGTTGGCGAGCGCTGATGAACGGTTTTGGGGCCCTATTCACGTGCCTGGTGTTGGCTGTAGTGGTGTTCAGTAAGTTCAGCAGTGGTGCCTGGTTGGTGGTGCTGCTGATCCCCTCTTTGGTGTGGATTTTGGCCCTGATCAAAAAACGCTATGGGCGCCTTCAGCATGCCCTTGATTTGGATGAATCCGCCGAAGTGATCGAATCGGTTCTGCCGCTGCATTCAGAGGTTTCAATCCCCCCTACAGATCCTGGTCAGGGGCCAATTGTGGTTTGCCTTGAAGCATTTGACCGTGCGGCGATTGCTGCGGTGCGCCAGGCGTGCAGCATGTCGCGTCAAGTGAGTGTGCTGTTTGTTTATACCTCCCATCACAACCCCCAACGGATCAGGGAGCTTTGGGATCGGCAGATCGGCCAGTCTCTGGGAGTAGCCCTAACCCTCAAAGAGAGTCCCTACGCCTCCTTTATTGATCCGCTGGTGGAGTTGGTGCATGCAATTGAGCGCGGTGCCATTGACGGCAGTCAGCCCGATCAGCGACTCACGGTGCTGATGCCCGAGGTCATCAGCACCGGATGGCTGGATGGCCTATAA
- a CDS encoding dihydrolipoamide acetyltransferase family protein has product MATHEIFMPALSSTMTEGKIVEWLKQPGDKVERGESVLVVESDKADMDVESFNEGYLAAVLMPAGGTAPVGETIGLIVETEAEIAAAAAVAPASAPVPVAAPAVAPVTPQPVAPITAPVVAPVIPPVLAAPVATASGRVVASPRAKKLASQLGVDLAGLRGSGPHGRIQADDVLAASGQPITVPRVAEGSGPAVVAAAVGNGASSPAPAPAGEAFGRPGESVGFNTLQNAVNRNMVASLAVPCFRVGYTITTTKLDSLYKQLKPKGVTMTALLAKAVGVVLARHPQVNAATTADASAMAYPAGVNVAVAVAMEDGGLITPVLANADTTDIYSLARSWADLVARARSKQLQPQEYSTGTFTLSNLGMFGVDRFDAILPPGTGAILAVAASRPTVVAGKDGSIRVASQMQVNLTCDHRVIYGAHAAAFLKDLAQLIETNPESLAL; this is encoded by the coding sequence ATGGCAACCCACGAAATCTTCATGCCGGCCCTCTCCTCCACCATGACGGAGGGCAAGATCGTGGAGTGGCTCAAGCAGCCCGGCGACAAGGTGGAGCGGGGCGAGTCCGTGCTTGTTGTCGAGAGTGACAAGGCCGATATGGACGTGGAGTCTTTTAACGAGGGTTACTTGGCCGCCGTTTTGATGCCTGCCGGCGGCACGGCTCCGGTGGGCGAGACCATTGGCCTGATCGTGGAGACGGAGGCCGAGATTGCCGCCGCTGCTGCTGTTGCGCCTGCATCCGCGCCTGTCCCAGTGGCGGCCCCAGCAGTTGCTCCGGTAACTCCCCAACCAGTTGCTCCAATAACGGCTCCAGTAGTTGCTCCCGTAATTCCCCCAGTACTGGCGGCGCCGGTCGCCACGGCCAGTGGCCGGGTGGTGGCATCGCCCCGGGCCAAGAAGCTCGCCAGCCAGCTCGGCGTGGACCTGGCCGGCCTGCGCGGCAGTGGTCCCCATGGCCGCATCCAGGCCGACGACGTGCTGGCAGCCTCCGGTCAACCGATCACGGTGCCCCGTGTGGCCGAGGGATCCGGCCCGGCTGTCGTGGCTGCTGCGGTCGGAAATGGCGCCAGCTCACCGGCGCCTGCGCCCGCCGGTGAGGCCTTCGGGCGCCCTGGCGAGAGCGTCGGCTTCAACACCCTCCAGAACGCAGTCAACCGCAACATGGTGGCCAGCCTGGCGGTGCCATGCTTCCGGGTGGGTTACACCATCACCACCACCAAGCTCGATTCCCTCTACAAGCAGCTCAAGCCCAAGGGCGTCACCATGACTGCCCTGCTGGCAAAGGCCGTGGGCGTGGTGTTGGCCCGCCATCCCCAGGTGAATGCTGCTACCACGGCCGATGCCAGCGCCATGGCCTATCCCGCTGGTGTGAATGTGGCAGTGGCAGTGGCCATGGAGGACGGCGGCCTGATCACACCGGTGCTCGCCAACGCTGATACAACCGACATCTATTCGCTGGCTCGCAGCTGGGCCGATCTGGTGGCCCGGGCCCGCAGCAAGCAGCTGCAGCCGCAGGAATACAGCACTGGCACCTTCACCCTCTCCAACCTGGGCATGTTTGGCGTCGACCGCTTCGACGCGATCCTGCCCCCCGGCACCGGCGCCATTCTGGCGGTGGCTGCCTCGCGGCCCACGGTGGTGGCGGGTAAGGACGGCTCGATCCGGGTGGCCAGCCAGATGCAGGTGAACCTCACCTGCGACCACCGCGTCATCTACGGCGCCCACGCCGCCGCCTTCCTCAAGGATCTGGCCCAGTTGATCGAAACCAATCCAGAAAGCCTTGCCCTCTGA
- a CDS encoding YlqD family protein — MADATLTIKRSITVRAVVTPRWKEDAERELSNAIANVDGQLSQLEQEGQQLIDEIRRQSANPLDPRVQEQVGSVQEQVASKRAELEEQKRQMLEQQRQVRELEMEQIVEQGQIESFCEVRVGDNLVEKLQAAVLVRDGLIEAIEAS; from the coding sequence ATGGCCGACGCCACCCTCACGATCAAGCGCAGCATCACCGTGCGGGCAGTGGTGACTCCCCGCTGGAAGGAGGACGCCGAGCGCGAGCTCAGCAATGCCATCGCCAACGTCGATGGCCAGCTTTCCCAGCTGGAGCAGGAGGGCCAGCAGCTGATCGATGAGATTCGCCGCCAGAGCGCCAATCCCCTCGACCCCCGGGTGCAGGAGCAGGTGGGGTCGGTGCAGGAGCAGGTGGCCAGCAAGCGGGCTGAACTGGAGGAGCAGAAACGCCAGATGCTCGAGCAGCAGCGTCAGGTGCGCGAACTCGAGATGGAGCAGATCGTCGAGCAGGGGCAGATTGAGAGTTTCTGCGAGGTGCGGGTGGGCGACAACCTGGTGGAGAAACTGCAGGCTGCCGTGCTGGTGCGCGACGGTTTGATCGAGGCGATCGAGGCCAGCTGA